The sequence CCCGGCGGCACCCCTGCAGGAGCATGGCGTGGTACTGGGGAGGACCCACACCCTGCCggggtgcagcccccctgctGCTATCCCCCCGCTCCACCCTGGGACCCAGGCGGCTCTCTCTGAGCCTTTAGAGGCACCTCCTGAGTGCAGGCAGGGGACAGCACCCAGCGGCTGCAGGTCCCCAGGGGGTGTTTGACCCAAAGGGTGTCCCTGAGCTGCAGGGTGTCTTTGGGCATGTCTGCCAGCACAACGCCTGGCCTGCAGCCTGAGCAGCCGGACCCTCCTCCGACCGCCCCAGAGAAAAGCAGCACCTGATAAAATCTTTCTCACATTTTGAAAGTGTTTGGCCATGAGAAGACGTGTTATCCCAGTGCCACCCTGGCTTGGAGGGGGTGAGAGGGTTGCAAGGATTAGCCAGGACCAGAAGGACGAGGATGCTCCCAAGACACCCCAGGGGCCGTGGCACCCCAAACCCCACCCCCACAGGGACCCTGTGGTGCTGGGACAGCCCCGGCTGCAGGGGTAGTTTTGGGCAAATCACTCCTGCCCACCCCACCCGGTCCCTCTCAGAGACGTTTCTTTGATCTCAGCTAGAGGACAGCTTTCTGCCTCACACCTTTTCCCCACCATGCTGCTGGTGGAGAGCCTTTTCAGTGGGCACCACTGCCAGCTGGGTACCCCTGCCCGTGctgcctgctggctccctggcacCAGGCAGCAGCAACACGTGCCTGGCACAGATAAGGGCTCGCCAAACAGGATGCCGGGGGTGTAGAAAACTCCGCAGTTATCTCCCTGCTTGTGTGGTAGGGAGTAAACAAGCGGCTCTGCCCACCCGGGGAATCCCCAGCAAAgcctctgccctgccagcaagtcAGGGCACAGGGTGGGTTCGGGGTGATGGGGTGCAGCTCTGGGGATGTGCCACATCCAGGGGCAGCCCCGCAGCCATGTAGGCAGCCCCTGCCCTAAGCAAGAGCAGAACCACTCAGCCTGTAGAGCTGCCCCTGGGAACTGCGACTACTCTGCCTGcgccctgcccggctccccgcagcacCATGTATCCCTGGAAGGCCGGGAAGGGTCACTGACCCACCTGGCCCTCCCTCAGTGGCATCCATCTTCCCAGCAGGAGAGCGATACCTAGAGCTGTCACGCTGGCTTGGCACAGGGACGACCCAGGCAGTGGAGGCGTTGGCAGCCAATGGAGCAGGCCACCGGCACCCCAGACATCACCAGCGCTGTTGTCATGTTTCTGGTTTAATGCAAGGATTTCAGTCCTCTGTCTCACAAAGCAAGCCCAGAGACAGATTCCTCTGTTTGTCACCTCTGTCACCCCCTGTGTGCTATTGCCTGCTCCCCTCCCGTCTGGCTCGTGCCAGCATGGGCTCTGTCCTCTGCGTGGCCACCGCAGCTCACTTGGGGCCTGCAGATGAACATAATCAGCGCCGAGAGCTGTGTCTCCAGCCAGGGCCAGCCCCCTGTGGAGCGAACAAtatcctcttctccagccaggaAATCCTGTGGCAACCCCTCAGGCAGGCACTGAGCCCAGCTGCATTTTCCCTCGAGACAGGAGCATCCTTGAGGATATTCTTCACCTTTTGGCAGGCCAGGGCTgagctcttctcttctctttctcaccTCCCTCCTTCGGCGCAGCCGGCATTTTGATGCTTTCTCCCCTGGGATCTCGGTTATCTTTCTGCTCCAAGGAGCTACTGTGTCCTGTGACTTGCCAGTCTGTTTAAattgctgatttattttctgcagGTAGGGCAGGCTCTGGCACAacatgtgttttaattttgtaCACCTCAACCCCTTTGCTTTTGTGGATCTACAAACTACCCTGTCCACACTGCTCACACTGTTGCAAACCACAGAGCTTTGCCCTGTGTGGTGTCCCCCGTGTGTGCAACCCCAGGGATGGGGTAGCCCCATCTGAATCGCTGCTGCTGTGGCCATCCAGCTCTCCGTGCACGGGATCAGTGGCATTTGCTCAAGTTGCCTCTCTCTAACAGTCCTGACTTTTGGGGCAAGCCcctgcaagagaaaaacagaagctaAAATAATGAGGGGAAGGATGCTCCTAACCATTTGTCATCACCTTTGAAATGAATTCCTCCTCCTCCGACCTCTCGCAGCTCTGCTTTAAGACCAAGGTGGTTACAAACACCAATATAACTGTGCTTCAGCCATGGGCAGAGGGGTAGAGGCTCTTTCACAGCTGAGTAGCAAAAGcaaaaggtcttttctgctcATTTCTGCTAGAAAATGGCAAGGCAACATAGGGTATGCTTTcctaacttatttttatttttatttaccctTGAAAGGAAAAGGACTGTTTTGCAGAGAGGCATTTTGGGTGGACTCACTGGCTTGAGAGGATACAAGGCAGGACCTTttccctccacccatccctgctgctctgctggggacctggctgtcccagccccacaccaagACCATACCTGGCTCCTCAGGGGAGAGCAGCATGCAGGGGGCAGCTCCCCAGGCTGCCCAGCTCCGACCAGAGCTGCCAACCCTCTGCCACCTCTGGCACTGTCACACCATCGTCACACGGAGGCTTCCCGGTGCCCAGCAAGAGCTAGAAACCCGCTTTTGCTTTACAGGCGCTGACGTCCTTCGGCAGATGCGTGGGGCCGGCAGCAGCATCCGTCTGGATGGGCACTGGCGCAGGCAGTGAGCAGAGCTGTGCCGGCTGCAGTGCCcgtcccctctgctgtgggggtGCCGCGAGTGTCCTGCGGGGGTGCTGGGGTCCGCTGTGGCGTGTCCGCTGGCCAGCGGGCCGTTGCTCTCCACAATGAGCCGGAGGAGCCCTGCCCCAGGGAAGTCCAAGATGACCACCCCCCAGCGCACAGGCTGCCCCCGCCGACGCCGCAGGTGCTGGTAGCAGCGCGGGTTCACGAAGCGGGCCACCTCCTCGGGGCAGGTGAAGAGCCCATTGCCGGAGCAGAAGGTGAGGTGCATGGTGGTGGGGTCCCCGCCGGCCGCCCTCTCCAGGTGCCGCCGTGCCCGGGCCCACTTGCGCTCCAGTGAGAGGACGTTCCAGGCATCGCTGATGCTCAGCTGCTCGTAGGGGATGCCCAGCACCTCCTGCGCCAGTGCCTCCAGCACCACGATCTTTCCCCGTGCCTGGCCCAGCGTTGGCACCTCTTCCCGGCACCACACGCGGCCCCGTCCCTCTTCCAGCAGGCAGCGGTGCAGCTCGGCAGCAAAGCCCGGCCGGGAGAAGATGGGCAGCTCCTCCTTGATGCGCATGAGCACAGCCTCACCGGGGTGGGCACAGAGGAAGCGCAGGGTGCGGCGCAGGACCCCCCGCAGGCTGGCCCGCTGGAAGGTGCAGAGGTGGTAGACGTGGAGCTCGCCCCGCGCCAGCTTGCAGCGCACATCCAGGAAGCGGATGCCGGACGCCAGCTGGGCCTCCAGGCCCCAGCTCTGGCAACGCAGGCGCCGGCCGCCGAACAGGCTGAGGGAGTCGTGGGTGCCAGGGATGGAGAGGCGGGAGAGGGGCAGGGCGTCGGGGAGCCCCGCCATCCAGTCAGGGCAGCAGGCTGCCGGCTGGGGCATGCAGTCGAACGCCGCGCTGCGCCGGCACCGCGCCTCCATGCTGGTGGGAGACCGGGCACCCCAGCACCTGGCGGGCCCCACCGAACCCTTCTGTGGAGGAGAAGCAGCCCATGAGCAGTGGGCATGGCCCCCATGCATCCCAGTCCcacccatccctagaggtatagaatcacagaattatagaaaagcttgggttggaagggacccttaaaggtcatctagtccaacctctctgcaatgagcagggacatcttcaactaggtcaggttgctcagagccccgtccaacctgactttgaatgtttccaggggtggcaCATCTATCACCTCTgagcaacttgttccagtgtttcattgCCCTAAAATTTCTTCATTAAATCTAGTctgaatttaccctctttcagtttaagaccatTACCCTTCATCGTATCGCAACAAACCGTACTAAAAGTctatccccatctttcctgtaggctccctttaagtactggaaggccacaataaggtctcgccggagccttctctgctccaggctgaacaaccccaactcactcagcctgtcttcataggagaggtgttccatctctctgatcgtgttgtggccctcctctggacctgctccagcaggtccatgccTTTGCTGTGCTGAGGTCTCTAGAGCTGTCCCCACCGTCCCATGAAACCCTACAGCATACCACGTGCCCCACACATGTTGCTGCCAATACTCCACGCTCGCACAGTATGGTTCCCCTCCCACTCTCAAGCACCTGTCCCACTACCCCCGAGCCCCATCATGTCCCAGCCtccccctcctgcacccaccTGGGTTTGCCTGTGGCTGCGGGGTGCAGCCCGCTAGACAGGGCACACAGCCGCGGGTGCCAGCGACACACTGGCAGGTGGAGCGGGATGCTGGCCATTAACCTGGTGACAGCCATGACGCGCGTCCTGCCTCACACATGGCACGTGCACTGGGGATTCATCTTCAGCCTTCGGCCAAGGGAAGCGTTGGCAGACACACCGGGCTGGAAAATTGCCTGGCTGATCCTGAAAGCAGCCATTCAGGCCTCTGCACCTCCCTCTCCAGGAATCAGGACAAACGGGATCGGGGTGCCTCAGGGCCCCTTGACGCTATATGGGGGAGTGGCCCCCCAGGTGCCCATGCTCCAGCTCCAGAGCCACGCCCCAGGTTGGCTCCCAGTGGGACCTGGACCCCCCTGGTGATGACTGCCATTGTCCCCATCAGAGGGACAACATCCAGGCAAGGATCTGGAGCAGTGCTTACCAGCTGTTATGGTCTGAGGAACCCACAACGAtgtattgtcatttagacaatta is a genomic window of Rissa tridactyla isolate bRisTri1 chromosome 8, bRisTri1.patW.cur.20221130, whole genome shotgun sequence containing:
- the LOC128914118 gene encoding LOW QUALITY PROTEIN: 1-phosphatidylinositol phosphodiesterase-like (The sequence of the model RefSeq protein was modified relative to this genomic sequence to represent the inferred CDS: inserted 1 base in 1 codon); its protein translation is MEARCRRSAAFDCMPQPAACCPDWMAGLPDALPLSRLSIPGTHDSLSLFGGRRLRCQSWGLEAQLASGIRFLDVRCKLARGELHVYHLCTFQRASLRGVLRRTLRFLCAHPGEAVLMRIKEELPIFSRPGFAAELHRCLLEEGRGRVWCREEVPTLGQARGKIVVLEALAQEVLGIPYEQLSISDAWNVLSLERKWARARRHLERAAGGDPTTMHLTFCSGNGLFTCPEEVARFVNPRCYQHLRRRRGQPVRWGVVILDFPGAGLLRLIVESNGPLASGHATADPSTPAGHSRHPXQQRGRALQPAQLCSLPAPVPIQTDAAAGPTHLPKDVSACKAKAGF